The following coding sequences are from one Triticum aestivum cultivar Chinese Spring chromosome 5A, IWGSC CS RefSeq v2.1, whole genome shotgun sequence window:
- the LOC123107670 gene encoding 11S globulin seed storage protein 2 has protein sequence MQGKTDMSAKGGKALVQSDAGAYVAWSGVDQPELTAEGLGCGLLVLRPLSFALPHYADSHKFGYVLRGSGVAGVLPVATGNASSAARERVVRLEVGDVIAVRTGDVSWWYNDSDGDADDLSILFMGDTERAVSPGDISNFFLAGGNSVLGGFDVGLLARSWPGVTKEQAAAVFRSQPAVLLTGLSTKLPGVCPREHDRKGLVVNAGQVAAGTLETLTAADLAALGDLGISAVIGRLDPGAACAPWVLREGAAQAVYVARGSARMQVSSSAGGETLLLDEEVAAGSVFVVPRFAVALISAGANGAEWVSLVKSARPAVEHLTGDGSVLGGLTAQVLQASLSVAPELVELLGGRSAEPSR, from the exons ATgcagggcaagacagacatgtctgccAAGGGCGGCAAGGCCCTTGTCCAGTCGGACGCGGGGGCGTATGTGGCGTGGTCGGGCGTCGACCAGCCGGAGCTTACTGCAGAGGGGCTCGGGTGTGGCTTGCTCGTGCTCAGGCCGCTCTCCTTCGCGCTGCCGCACTACGCCGACTCCCACAAGTTCGGCTACGTCCTCCGAGGCTCCGGGGTCGCCGGTGTCCTCCCGGTCGCCACGGGGAACGCCTCCTCCGCGGCCAGGGAGAGGGTCGTGCGCCTCGAGGTCGGCGACGTCATAGCCGTGCGCACTGGGGATGTCTCGTGGTGGTACAACGACAGCGACGGCGATGCGGACGACCTCTCAATCTTGTTCATGGGCGACACGGAGCGCGCTGTCAGCCCGGGGGACATTTCCAACTTCTTTCTCGCCGGCGGCAACAGCGTCCTAGGCGGCTTCGACGTGGGCCTCCTCGCCAGGTCATGGCCTGGCGTGACGAAGGAGCAGGCCGCCGCCGTGTTCCGGAGCCAGCCAGCCGTCCTCCTCACGGGGCTGAGCACGAAGCTGCCCGGCGTCTGCCCGCGCGAGCACGACAGAAAAGGGCTCGTCGTGAACGCCGGACAGGTCGCTGCAGGGACCCTGGAGACGCTCACCGCGGCGGACCTGGCGGCGCTAGGGGACCTCGGGATCAGCGCGGTGATCGGCCGGCTCGATCCCGGCGCCGCGTGCGCGCCATGGGTGTTACGGGAGGGTGCGGCGCAGGCGGTGTACGTGGCACGTGGGAGCGCGCGGATGCAGGTGTCTTCCTCCGCGGGCGGCGAGACGCTGCTGCTGGACGAGGAGGTCGCCGCGGGGAGTGTGTTCGTCGTACCGCGGTTCGCGGTGGCGCTCATCTCCGCCGGCGCCAACGGAGCAGAGTGGGTGTCCCTGGTCAAGAGCGCCAG GCCCGCGGTGGAGCACCTGACCGGGGATGGCTCGGTGCTCGGCGGCTTGACCGCGCAGGTGCTGCAGGCGTCGCTGAGCGTGGCGCCGGAGCTGGTGGAGCTGCTCGGAGGCCGCAGCGCCGAGCCGTCGCGCTGA